In the genome of Tepidisphaeraceae bacterium, one region contains:
- a CDS encoding 2Fe-2S iron-sulfur cluster-binding protein, which yields MPKITVDGVQIEAKDKQMILQACNDAGHALPQYCYHPGLSIPASCRICLVEVEGIPKLVPSCQTPIRDGMVVHSNSTKAIANQKQVMEYLLINHPLDCPVCDQAGECYLQDYSYGYGRSQSRFEEDKIKQPKKDVGQNIMLYSDRCIMCTRCVRFTREISGTGELYVDGRGHREEIDIFPGRPVDNKLAGNVVDLCPVGALLDKDFLFKQRVWLLKNAPSISPVDSGGENIYLNYNDGVIYRIKPRYNPDVNGWWISDDTRYSYKAVHSDARLIHAKKTQYGAQVDTSYPKAVEQAATDLKHLVATNGEGSLYAVLSPMMACEEAFLLGTLIRQWDPQATLVLGPVPTSGQNETFKNSLTGKQTFEIQAEKVPNKNGINRVLAMLGGPTATFDELTAGAKDPKFAKLKGGWIVGGYLSNWITSPMLTALKGYKVVQDILPSALTEKADVLLPSAAWAEKDGSWENYAGKLQTFAAGIAPMEGARREGDVYYSLLGRTGFYNAADVRQEMGEFFAAAPMPSGKAEEPAFEFAEL from the coding sequence ATGCCCAAGATCACCGTAGACGGCGTACAGATCGAAGCGAAGGACAAGCAGATGATCCTGCAGGCCTGCAATGATGCGGGGCATGCGCTGCCGCAGTATTGCTATCACCCGGGGTTGTCCATCCCCGCGTCCTGCCGTATTTGCCTGGTGGAGGTCGAGGGGATTCCCAAGCTCGTGCCGTCGTGCCAGACGCCGATTCGGGACGGCATGGTCGTGCATTCCAACAGCACCAAGGCCATCGCCAACCAGAAGCAGGTGATGGAATACCTGCTGATCAACCACCCGCTCGACTGCCCGGTCTGCGACCAGGCCGGTGAGTGCTACCTGCAGGATTACAGCTACGGGTACGGCCGCAGCCAGAGCCGCTTCGAAGAAGACAAGATCAAGCAGCCGAAGAAGGACGTCGGGCAGAACATCATGCTCTACAGCGACCGGTGCATCATGTGCACCCGCTGCGTCCGCTTCACGCGTGAGATCTCCGGTACCGGTGAGTTGTACGTGGACGGGCGCGGCCATCGCGAGGAAATCGACATTTTCCCCGGCCGCCCGGTCGACAACAAGCTCGCGGGCAACGTGGTCGACCTTTGCCCGGTCGGCGCGCTGTTGGATAAAGACTTCCTCTTCAAGCAGCGCGTCTGGCTGCTGAAGAACGCCCCGAGCATCTCGCCGGTCGACAGCGGTGGTGAGAACATCTACCTGAACTACAACGACGGCGTGATCTACCGCATCAAGCCGCGCTACAACCCTGACGTGAACGGCTGGTGGATTTCCGACGACACCCGCTACAGCTACAAGGCCGTCCACAGCGATGCCCGACTGATTCACGCAAAGAAGACGCAGTACGGCGCGCAGGTCGACACCAGCTATCCCAAGGCCGTCGAACAGGCCGCGACCGACCTGAAACACCTCGTGGCCACCAATGGCGAGGGCAGCCTTTACGCGGTGCTGTCTCCGATGATGGCCTGCGAAGAGGCGTTCCTGCTCGGCACGCTCATTCGCCAGTGGGATCCGCAAGCGACGCTCGTCCTCGGCCCCGTGCCGACCAGCGGCCAGAACGAGACGTTCAAGAACAGCCTGACCGGCAAGCAGACCTTCGAGATTCAAGCCGAAAAGGTGCCCAACAAGAACGGCATCAACCGCGTGCTGGCCATGCTGGGCGGGCCGACGGCGACGTTCGACGAGCTAACCGCCGGTGCGAAGGATCCGAAGTTTGCCAAGCTGAAGGGCGGCTGGATCGTCGGTGGGTACCTGAGCAACTGGATCACCTCGCCCATGCTGACGGCGTTGAAGGGCTACAAGGTCGTACAGGACATCCTGCCGTCGGCGCTAACCGAAAAGGCCGACGTCCTGCTGCCCAGCGCCGCCTGGGCGGAAAAGGACGGCAGCTGGGAAAACTACGCGGGCAAGCTGCAAACCTTCGCCGCCGGCATCGCACCGATGGAGGGCGCGCGACGCGAGGGCGACGTTTACTACAGCCTGCTCGGGCGCACCGGCTTCTACAACGCCGCCGACGTTCGTCAGGAAATGGGCGAGTTCTTCGCCGCCGCCCCCATGCCCAGCGGTAAGGCCGAAGAGCCGGCGTTCGAGTTCGCGGAACTGTAG
- a CDS encoding glycoside hydrolase family 18 protein produces MSLALLALLLVFAGPRVSAAEPWVSGYYPGWEQDRVPPAKIPFDAVTHVFHFACVVRPDGTLNTSDFMLTDAHVKETVAAARAAAKKVVIVLGGADSEAGFVGATSDDNRQRFIANIVDFARTHGYDGVDIDWEPLSNANNEQFRRFVVELRAKLRAHDPQALLTAATGTSLTNREVGRLFAGLQDELDQINLMTYVLAGAWEGWVTWHGAALSNGGARFGEAGREMPSVETNMREFVTAGVRPEKLGIGLAFHGSVWAGGEGTDTGGVTRLKQGWTTPPKVDVDVGYADIMRQYYAPDRLRFDEVAQSPYLSIDRPGAADDRFVSFTDARAITARLAHMTEQRYGGCIVWNIAQDALPTGEHPLADAIIAFRQRPAR; encoded by the coding sequence TTGTCCCTCGCTCTCCTCGCGCTGCTCCTGGTTTTCGCCGGCCCTCGCGTCAGCGCCGCCGAGCCGTGGGTAAGCGGCTACTACCCGGGGTGGGAACAGGACCGCGTGCCGCCGGCGAAGATTCCGTTCGACGCCGTCACGCATGTGTTTCACTTCGCTTGCGTCGTCCGGCCGGACGGGACGCTGAACACGTCGGACTTTATGTTGACGGACGCGCACGTGAAGGAGACGGTCGCGGCGGCGCGGGCGGCGGCCAAGAAGGTCGTGATCGTGCTGGGTGGCGCCGACAGTGAAGCAGGGTTCGTCGGCGCGACGTCGGACGACAACCGCCAGCGATTCATCGCCAACATCGTCGACTTCGCACGCACGCACGGTTACGACGGCGTTGACATCGACTGGGAACCGCTGAGCAACGCCAACAACGAACAGTTCCGCCGTTTCGTCGTGGAACTGCGTGCCAAGTTGCGTGCGCACGATCCGCAAGCGCTGCTGACGGCGGCCACTGGGACGAGTCTGACAAATCGCGAGGTGGGACGGTTGTTCGCTGGCTTGCAGGACGAGCTGGATCAGATCAACCTGATGACCTACGTGCTGGCCGGCGCGTGGGAAGGGTGGGTGACCTGGCACGGGGCCGCGTTGTCCAACGGTGGGGCGCGGTTCGGCGAAGCGGGACGGGAAATGCCGTCGGTCGAAACGAACATGCGCGAGTTCGTCACGGCGGGCGTGCGACCCGAGAAGCTCGGTATCGGACTCGCCTTCCACGGCAGCGTGTGGGCGGGCGGTGAAGGCACCGACACCGGTGGCGTGACGCGCCTTAAGCAAGGTTGGACGACGCCACCCAAGGTGGACGTCGACGTCGGCTACGCCGACATCATGCGACAGTACTACGCCCCTGATCGCCTTCGCTTCGACGAGGTCGCGCAGAGCCCATACCTGTCGATCGACCGCCCGGGCGCCGCCGACGATCGCTTCGTCTCCTTTACTGATGCCCGCGCGATCACCGCGCGCTTGGCCCACATGACCGAGCAGCGGTACGGCGGCTGCATTGTCTGGAACATCGCACAGGATGCGCTTCCAACCGGCGAGCACCCGCTGGCAGACGCGATCATCGCTTTCCGACAACGGCCGGCGCGGTAA
- a CDS encoding cytochrome P450 yields MMKISTRTHACLDIATVAFAIAFPRLLGASKPFTRAATILALGKLGYALVTRHELGVAKMLPMKTHLALDAAGGVMMGALPFVQRRRENAAVTACALGMGLMDMAVAPLTDSQSKPRVDEVHVVTPTDTMTATGAGDAASEPKIAKENRLPTASLLDSSKVVWGMFMPNVAKGAIIRRPRVVAMSEKLGVDTAAVKMMQQLRRKYGNGPLMLKVPFRNQAVLLDPDHVRRVLDESPEPFATASTEKQAALAHLEPHGVLISHGPARRLRRELNDQVLESKSPIHHMAGAFLPIVDDEIGRLLNHVKQSGGELRWDDYIDAIFAIVRRVIFGNGARDDRRITDLAAWLRADANWAFAKPRRTDLRDELHGRIRAYLDKAEPNSLCAYMATKVRSDEQKPEGQIPQWLFAFDAAAMASFRALALLATHPQHLDEVRQETTGGAVTDRPMRPLLRAAMLEALRLWPTTPMILRQTTRQTEWDNGIMPARTGVLLFAPFFHRDDERLPFANTFHPNLWIEDDANVCGFPPREWPFVPFSGGTAHCPAQNLVLLLTSGVLAGLIDNHTVRLRDPHRLPPGKLPGTLDSFTLRFEIGGIRSRSGATPSAAALAS; encoded by the coding sequence ATGATGAAGATCTCCACGCGTACGCACGCCTGTCTCGATATCGCCACCGTCGCCTTCGCGATCGCGTTCCCGCGATTGTTGGGGGCAAGCAAGCCGTTCACGCGCGCCGCGACAATACTGGCGTTGGGCAAGTTGGGTTACGCCTTGGTGACGCGGCACGAGTTAGGTGTGGCCAAGATGCTGCCGATGAAGACGCACCTGGCGCTCGACGCTGCGGGGGGCGTAATGATGGGCGCGTTGCCGTTCGTCCAACGGCGGCGCGAGAACGCCGCCGTCACCGCGTGCGCGCTGGGGATGGGGCTGATGGATATGGCCGTCGCGCCGTTGACGGACAGCCAATCGAAACCGCGCGTGGATGAAGTCCACGTCGTCACGCCGACCGACACAATGACCGCCACCGGTGCCGGTGATGCGGCGAGCGAGCCGAAGATCGCGAAGGAGAACCGTCTGCCGACCGCGTCGCTGCTCGACTCGTCGAAGGTGGTGTGGGGCATGTTCATGCCCAACGTGGCTAAGGGCGCGATCATCCGCCGGCCGCGCGTGGTGGCGATGAGCGAAAAGCTCGGTGTCGACACGGCGGCGGTGAAGATGATGCAGCAGTTGCGGCGCAAGTACGGTAACGGCCCGCTCATGCTGAAGGTGCCGTTCCGCAATCAGGCGGTGCTGCTGGACCCCGACCACGTCCGCCGGGTGCTCGATGAATCGCCAGAGCCCTTCGCCACCGCCAGTACCGAGAAGCAGGCGGCCCTGGCGCACCTCGAGCCGCACGGCGTGCTCATCTCGCACGGGCCGGCGCGGCGATTGCGCCGCGAGTTGAACGACCAGGTGCTGGAGAGCAAGAGCCCCATCCACCACATGGCCGGCGCGTTCCTGCCAATCGTGGACGACGAGATCGGCCGATTGTTGAACCACGTGAAGCAGTCGGGCGGCGAGCTGCGGTGGGACGACTACATCGACGCGATCTTCGCGATCGTTCGGCGGGTGATCTTCGGCAATGGCGCGCGCGACGACCGGCGCATTACCGACCTGGCCGCCTGGCTGCGCGCCGACGCCAACTGGGCCTTCGCCAAACCGCGCCGCACGGATCTGCGCGACGAACTGCACGGCCGCATTCGCGCCTACCTGGACAAGGCCGAGCCCAACAGCCTTTGCGCTTACATGGCGACGAAGGTGCGATCGGACGAGCAGAAGCCCGAGGGGCAAATTCCGCAGTGGCTATTCGCGTTCGATGCGGCCGCCATGGCGTCGTTCCGGGCGCTGGCGCTGCTGGCGACGCATCCGCAGCATTTGGACGAGGTGCGCCAGGAAACCACCGGCGGCGCCGTCACCGATCGGCCGATGCGCCCGCTGTTGCGCGCCGCGATGCTGGAGGCGTTACGGCTTTGGCCGACCACACCGATGATCCTGCGGCAGACGACACGCCAGACCGAGTGGGACAACGGTATTATGCCCGCGCGCACCGGCGTGCTGCTCTTTGCGCCCTTCTTCCACCGCGATGACGAGCGCCTGCCCTTCGCCAACACGTTCCACCCGAACCTCTGGATTGAAGACGACGCCAACGTGTGCGGCTTCCCCCCGCGCGAGTGGCCGTTCGTGCCGTTCAGCGGCGGCACCGCTCACTGCCCCGCGCAGAACCTCGTGCTGCTGCTGACCAGCGGCGTGCTGGCCGGCCTGATCGACAACCACACGGTCCGCCTGCGCGACCCCCACCGCCTGCCGCCTGGCAAGCTCCCCGGCACGCTCGACAGCTTCACGCTGCGCTTCGAGATTGGTGGCATAAGGAGCCGCAGCGGCGCGACACCTTCGGCGGCAGCGCTGGCGAGTTGA
- a CDS encoding complex I subunit 1 family protein, with product MVDVLTDWFKANYHWITLAIVLHVIVLGTVAYLILLERKIASWVQDRIGPNRTGLGFGIIPILKNFKFWGLGQPMADGLKLFLKEDYRPKHVDKILFSLAPMVMMTVIVISIATLPWGGWVGEKETIDVTAQAIASAGQSAAANAEYAAAIQAAIPPGNELIGVPVFAQDNGQVTATFWHGWMFQIANLNIGVLYILATLSLAVYGVVIGGYASNNKFSFLGGLRATANMISYEIPLGLAVLTIVVMYGTLNLAELVEVQAHSWYGVLPAWNIFCQPLAFVMFLICILAEANRAPFDTAEAEQELVGGYHTEYSSMRLGLLLLAEYAGMITTSAICVALFFGGWDFPGLRGHLNPAHPSLVDSVWVAIARAAVFYGKALLIISVFMWVRWSLPRFRFDQIMTLAWRGLIPIALLQLMATAFLVYYWGGEGRQYMRINGWHALMMFGMNALIAVVVMVGSTFLPPAPQTNRRVHVPGSRFNQTALPASLN from the coding sequence ATGGTCGACGTGCTCACTGACTGGTTCAAGGCCAACTATCACTGGATCACCCTCGCGATCGTCCTGCACGTCATCGTGCTGGGCACGGTCGCGTACCTCATCCTGCTCGAGCGCAAGATCGCGTCGTGGGTGCAGGACCGTATCGGGCCCAACCGCACGGGGCTGGGGTTCGGCATCATCCCGATCCTGAAGAACTTCAAGTTCTGGGGCTTGGGCCAACCCATGGCCGACGGGTTGAAGCTGTTTTTGAAGGAAGACTATCGACCGAAGCACGTTGACAAGATCCTGTTCAGCCTTGCGCCGATGGTGATGATGACGGTGATCGTCATCAGTATTGCGACGCTGCCGTGGGGCGGCTGGGTGGGGGAGAAAGAGACGATCGACGTAACCGCCCAAGCGATCGCCAGCGCCGGCCAGAGCGCCGCCGCCAACGCCGAGTACGCTGCGGCGATTCAGGCCGCCATTCCACCGGGCAACGAGTTGATCGGTGTGCCGGTTTTCGCGCAAGACAACGGTCAGGTAACCGCCACGTTCTGGCACGGCTGGATGTTCCAGATCGCCAACCTGAACATCGGTGTCCTCTACATCCTGGCGACGCTGTCGCTGGCGGTGTACGGCGTGGTCATAGGTGGGTACGCCAGCAACAATAAGTTCTCGTTCCTGGGGGGCTTACGTGCGACGGCCAACATGATCAGCTACGAGATTCCGCTTGGCCTGGCCGTGCTGACGATCGTGGTGATGTACGGCACGCTGAATTTGGCAGAACTGGTCGAGGTGCAGGCCCACTCGTGGTACGGCGTGCTGCCGGCGTGGAACATCTTCTGCCAGCCACTAGCGTTCGTGATGTTCCTGATCTGCATCCTTGCCGAGGCCAACCGCGCCCCGTTCGACACCGCCGAGGCCGAGCAGGAACTGGTGGGTGGCTATCACACGGAATACTCGTCGATGCGGCTGGGTCTGCTGCTGCTGGCCGAGTATGCGGGCATGATCACCACCAGCGCGATCTGCGTGGCGCTGTTCTTCGGTGGTTGGGATTTCCCCGGTTTGCGCGGCCACCTGAACCCGGCGCACCCATCGCTGGTCGACAGCGTCTGGGTCGCCATCGCGCGGGCGGCGGTGTTCTACGGCAAGGCGCTGTTGATCATCAGCGTCTTCATGTGGGTCCGCTGGAGTTTGCCACGATTCCGCTTCGATCAGATCATGACGCTGGCGTGGCGCGGTTTGATCCCCATCGCGCTGCTGCAGCTGATGGCGACGGCGTTCCTCGTCTACTACTGGGGCGGTGAAGGTCGCCAGTACATGCGCATCAACGGCTGGCACGCCCTGATGATGTTCGGCATGAACGCGTTGATCGCCGTCGTGGTGATGGTCGGCAGCACGTTCCTGCCACCGGCACCGCAGACGAACCGCCGCGTGCACGTGCCGGGCAGCCGGTTCAACCAGACGGCGTTGCCGGCGTCGTTGAACTAA
- a CDS encoding glucose 1-dehydrogenase — MQRLANKVAIVTGASRGIGAAIARKLGVDGAKVVINYAASAEEAERLASEIRYAGGQAVTACADLSNPDHIPDLFETARLAYGRLDILVNNAGTAILNQPLDQTDISQYTKQFDLNVRGLILCTQVALVAMGDDGGRIINITSGITRTPTAGSSLYSATKAAVEMLTKCWAKELGVRGITVNAVAPGTTDTDLLRSAMTPEIAQMLIQATPLGRLGHPDDIADVVAFIASNEARWITGEIIGATGGL; from the coding sequence ATGCAGCGACTTGCGAACAAGGTTGCGATCGTCACCGGCGCCAGCCGGGGCATCGGAGCGGCCATCGCGCGCAAGTTGGGCGTGGACGGGGCCAAGGTCGTCATCAACTACGCCGCCAGCGCCGAAGAGGCCGAACGGCTGGCGAGTGAGATCCGCTACGCGGGTGGGCAGGCGGTGACGGCGTGCGCCGACCTGTCCAACCCCGACCACATTCCCGACCTCTTCGAAACCGCACGCTTGGCCTACGGTCGGCTCGACATCCTCGTCAATAACGCCGGCACCGCCATCCTGAACCAGCCGCTGGACCAGACCGACATTAGCCAGTACACGAAGCAGTTCGATCTGAACGTCCGCGGGCTCATCTTGTGCACGCAGGTAGCGCTCGTGGCGATGGGCGACGATGGTGGCCGGATCATCAACATCACCAGCGGCATCACCCGCACCCCCACCGCCGGCAGCAGCCTCTACAGCGCCACCAAGGCCGCGGTGGAAATGCTGACCAAGTGCTGGGCCAAGGAATTGGGCGTTCGCGGCATTACCGTTAACGCCGTCGCCCCCGGCACGACGGATACGGACCTGCTGCGCTCCGCCATGACGCCAGAGATCGCGCAAATGCTGATCCAGGCCACACCGCTCGGCCGCCTGGGCCATCCGGACGATATCGCGGATGTGGTGGCATTCATCGCGTCAAACGAGGCCCGGTGGATCACCGGCGAGATCATCGGGGCGACGGGGGGTCTTTAG
- a CDS encoding Uma2 family endonuclease: MTQLATAHTFAELLALPDDGKIYELVRGEFVEKPMGRRSVGTASEIQITLGGFVKANRLGSIATELPINCFPWLGNHGRRPDVCFFDWQRLPEGFASDEHVTVAPNWVAEVLSEHDNAIDVDEKLEEYLQAGVELIWIVNPAVRTVRVHRADGSVAFYHEADTIDGGTVFPNFRAKVHDLFPQPMSK, encoded by the coding sequence ATGACTCAACTTGCGACCGCACACACGTTCGCTGAACTGCTCGCCTTGCCCGATGACGGCAAGATTTATGAGCTGGTACGCGGCGAGTTCGTGGAGAAACCTATGGGGCGGCGATCGGTCGGGACGGCGTCGGAAATTCAGATCACCCTAGGCGGCTTTGTGAAAGCCAATCGCCTTGGCTCCATCGCCACCGAACTGCCGATCAACTGCTTTCCCTGGCTGGGCAATCATGGGCGACGGCCCGACGTGTGCTTCTTCGATTGGCAGCGCCTGCCGGAGGGTTTTGCGTCAGACGAACACGTCACCGTAGCGCCCAACTGGGTCGCAGAAGTGTTGTCCGAGCACGACAACGCGATCGATGTTGACGAAAAACTCGAAGAGTACCTTCAAGCCGGCGTCGAGTTAATCTGGATTGTTAATCCAGCGGTGCGTACCGTTCGCGTCCATCGGGCCGACGGCAGCGTGGCGTTTTATCACGAGGCCGACACGATCGACGGTGGCACCGTGTTCCCTAACTTTCGGGCTAAAGTTCACGACCTGTTCCCTCAGCCGATGTCCAAGTAG
- a CDS encoding NADH-quinone oxidoreductase subunit I — protein sequence MKDSDVLVLEEPKLSLADQFYLPQVLKGLGTTMKHMLNVVVLGNDRVLQYPEERREDLPLGEGGMLRDTYRGVHRLNKDEEGRVKCVACFMCSTACPARCIHIEAAESPWQDREKYPAKFDIDELRCIYCGMCEEACPVDAIELTSKYDIVGLTRQEMIFDKSKLLRVYDETIKDEPM from the coding sequence ATGAAAGACTCCGACGTCCTAGTTCTGGAAGAACCCAAGTTGTCGCTGGCCGATCAGTTTTACCTGCCGCAGGTGCTGAAGGGGCTGGGGACGACGATGAAGCACATGCTGAACGTCGTCGTGCTCGGCAACGATCGCGTGCTGCAGTACCCGGAAGAGCGCCGCGAGGACTTGCCGCTGGGCGAAGGGGGCATGCTGCGCGACACCTATCGCGGCGTGCACCGGTTGAACAAGGATGAAGAGGGCCGCGTGAAGTGCGTCGCCTGCTTCATGTGCTCCACCGCCTGCCCCGCCCGCTGCATTCACATTGAGGCGGCCGAGTCGCCGTGGCAGGATCGTGAAAAATACCCGGCGAAATTCGACATTGACGAGCTCCGCTGTATTTACTGCGGCATGTGCGAAGAGGCCTGCCCGGTTGACGCGATCGAGCTCACCAGCAAGTACGACATCGTCGGGCTGACCCGCCAGGAGATGATCTTCGATAAGTCCAAGCTCCTGCGCGTGTACGACGAGACGATTAAAGACGAGCCGATGTAG
- the nuoF gene encoding NADH-quinone oxidoreductase subunit NuoF produces the protein MAFPEPVLTKRIPQDPSLRKTVWYDDYVATGGYEALRKAITMAPADIVKTVTDSGLRGRGGAGFSAGMKWSFIPKEKKGPHYLAVNADESEPGTFKDRYIMDYDPHSLLEGIAICAIATQCDVAYIFIRGEYHRQIKVLEQALKEAYAKGIFGQQGVYGSATKVECYVHKGAGAYICGEETGLLEALEGKRGWPRNKPPFPAIAGAFAKPTVINNVETLCTVPHVINRGPDWFKTMGTKSSPGPKLFGISGHVNNPGVYEQELGITLQQAIDMAGGMKGGKFKASICGGISMGVLGTNQLDIKLDFDDVRFRGGCLGLGTAGMIIMNEHTDMVRALRNCVRFYSFESCGQCTPCREGSAWMRKILDRIVDGGGKARDLDMLMELEKTMGIMPGTTICGLADGTAWATRTFITKFYDEFAAACPEEPFKTVPLKISASRQNVLVPMGSNTR, from the coding sequence ATGGCTTTCCCTGAACCCGTCCTTACGAAGCGTATCCCGCAAGACCCCTCGTTGCGCAAGACCGTCTGGTACGACGACTACGTCGCCACCGGTGGCTACGAAGCGCTACGCAAGGCCATCACGATGGCGCCGGCGGATATCGTCAAGACCGTCACCGACAGCGGCCTGCGCGGGCGCGGTGGGGCGGGCTTTAGCGCCGGCATGAAGTGGTCGTTCATCCCCAAGGAAAAGAAGGGTCCGCACTACCTGGCCGTCAACGCCGACGAGAGCGAGCCGGGGACGTTCAAGGACCGCTACATCATGGATTACGACCCGCACTCGCTGCTGGAGGGCATCGCGATCTGCGCGATCGCCACGCAGTGCGACGTCGCCTACATCTTCATCCGCGGCGAGTACCACCGGCAGATCAAGGTGCTCGAACAGGCGCTGAAGGAAGCGTACGCCAAAGGCATCTTCGGGCAGCAGGGTGTGTACGGCAGCGCGACGAAGGTCGAGTGCTACGTCCACAAGGGTGCCGGCGCCTACATCTGCGGTGAAGAAACCGGCCTGCTCGAGGCGCTCGAAGGCAAGCGCGGCTGGCCGCGCAACAAGCCGCCGTTCCCCGCCATTGCGGGCGCGTTTGCCAAGCCGACGGTCATCAACAACGTCGAGACGCTCTGCACAGTGCCGCACGTCATCAACCGCGGGCCCGACTGGTTCAAGACGATGGGCACCAAGAGTTCGCCGGGGCCGAAGCTGTTCGGGATCAGCGGGCACGTGAACAATCCGGGCGTGTACGAACAGGAACTGGGCATCACCCTGCAGCAGGCGATCGACATGGCCGGCGGCATGAAGGGCGGCAAGTTCAAGGCCAGCATCTGCGGCGGCATTAGCATGGGCGTGCTGGGCACGAACCAGCTCGACATCAAGCTGGACTTCGACGACGTGCGCTTCCGCGGTGGCTGCCTTGGCCTGGGCACGGCCGGCATGATCATCATGAACGAGCACACCGACATGGTGCGCGCGCTGCGCAACTGCGTACGCTTCTACAGCTTCGAAAGCTGCGGCCAATGCACGCCGTGCCGCGAGGGCAGCGCGTGGATGCGCAAGATCCTGGATCGCATCGTCGATGGTGGCGGCAAGGCCCGCGACCTCGACATGCTAATGGAGCTGGAAAAGACCATGGGCATCATGCCTGGCACCACCATCTGCGGCCTGGCCGACGGCACCGCCTGGGCGACGCGCACGTTCATCACCAAGTTCTACGACGAGTTCGCCGCTGCCTGCCCGGAAGAGCCGTTCAAGACGGTGCCGTTGAAGATCAGCGCCAGTCGGCAAAACGTGCTGGTGCCGATGGGCAGCAACACGCGGTAG
- a CDS encoding DNA polymerase IV, giving the protein MFVRRYNVVVLGPLRILHVDMDAFYASVEQLDQPHLRGRPVLVGHDGPRGVVSAASYEARRFGCRSAQPTAVAKRLCPHAIVVPVRFARYGEVSRQVFAIFESYTPLVQALSVDEAFLDVAASVRLFGEPIEIARQIKQRIHGDTGLTASVGVAPNKFLAKLASDMNKPDGLTVIGDHNVDEIMPPLPVEKIWGIGPKTMERLNDIGVRTVGDLRRLPVELLKLRLGDEADHYRRLAFGIDARAVSPDRDAKSIGQEQTFGQDLTDPEAVRSVILGQTEQVSARLRRNAVVARSVTVKIRYGDFETITRRTTLVEAVDTTAPLWNAAKALFDAWAAKDFRPVRLIGVTASQLSTAAEQSSLFPDPAREKEKRLDNVVDQINAKFGKRAVSRAQATSRRRTEK; this is encoded by the coding sequence GTGTTCGTTCGACGATATAATGTGGTCGTGCTCGGTCCGCTGCGCATCCTCCACGTCGACATGGACGCGTTCTACGCGTCGGTCGAACAGCTCGATCAGCCGCACCTGCGCGGCCGGCCGGTGCTGGTAGGACATGACGGGCCACGCGGTGTGGTGTCGGCGGCATCGTACGAGGCGCGCAGGTTCGGATGCCGCAGCGCCCAACCGACCGCCGTCGCGAAGCGGTTGTGTCCGCATGCGATCGTGGTGCCGGTGCGGTTCGCGCGGTACGGCGAGGTATCGCGGCAGGTGTTCGCGATCTTCGAAAGCTACACGCCGCTCGTTCAGGCGCTAAGCGTCGACGAAGCCTTCCTCGACGTCGCCGCCAGCGTGCGGTTGTTTGGCGAGCCAATCGAGATCGCGCGGCAGATCAAGCAGCGCATCCACGGCGACACCGGTCTCACCGCTTCGGTCGGCGTGGCGCCGAACAAGTTCCTGGCCAAGCTGGCGTCGGACATGAACAAGCCCGATGGCCTGACCGTCATCGGCGACCACAACGTCGACGAGATCATGCCGCCGCTGCCGGTCGAGAAGATCTGGGGCATCGGCCCGAAGACGATGGAGCGCCTCAACGACATCGGCGTGCGCACGGTCGGTGACCTGCGCAGACTGCCCGTAGAGCTGCTGAAACTGCGCCTTGGCGACGAGGCCGACCACTACCGCCGGCTGGCCTTCGGCATCGACGCCCGTGCCGTCTCGCCCGACCGCGACGCCAAGAGCATCGGTCAGGAACAAACCTTCGGCCAAGACCTGACCGACCCCGAAGCCGTGCGCAGCGTCATTCTCGGCCAGACCGAACAGGTCAGCGCGCGCCTGCGCCGCAACGCGGTGGTGGCGCGGTCGGTCACCGTGAAGATCCGCTACGGCGACTTCGAAACCATCACCCGCCGGACCACGCTGGTGGAGGCCGTCGACACCACCGCGCCACTTTGGAACGCCGCCAAGGCTCTGTTCGACGCCTGGGCGGCGAAGGACTTCCGCCCGGTGCGACTGATCGGCGTTACCGCTAGCCAACTGTCAACCGCGGCGGAGCAGTCGTCGCTCTTTCCCGATCCAGCTCGCGAGAAGGAGAAGCGGCTCGACAACGTGGTCGATCAGATCAACGCCAAGTTCGGCAAGCGAGCCGTCAGCCGCGCACAGGCGACGTCCAGACGGCGAACGGAAAAGTAG